One Campylobacter sputorum subsp. sputorum DNA segment encodes these proteins:
- the dnaG gene encoding DNA primase, whose translation MYNFSMIDPNSIEQLKLRIDIADIIGHYIPLKRVGHNCTCLCPFHDDKNPSMSISSDKGLFHCFSCGAGGDAIKFVMDYEKLSYPEAVEKIASISNFALNYIKTQNDIKKPDKKILDIVNAYYRSLIFQNKFALNYLYDRGLNDAMIEKFEIGFAPDSNSTIRLLQNEEIDQNDALDVGIIKQNQNGLYASFISRVTFPIRNHAGNLVGFGGRTLAKDNPAKYVNSPQSKIFDKSTLLYGYDKAKTSIYEKKQMIIVEGYMDVIMLHKAGFTNAVAVLGTALTQKHIPLIKRGDIKVILSFDGDNAGINAAIKSSVLLVQNGIEGSVVIIENGEDPADMVKERKIDRLKELFDNGMELGQFYIKMISKKYDITSPIQKQKAYDEISEFLRSLPKIMAMSYEGVVSEVLNLDNFRLNYRYAKKESKPEIKFKNKDYLELSILKSAMSFSNLKRILVELCEKSYFRVHKKEYGAVVYGAKNEEDEGVLRELDFDESVEIYKNEDTFLQAIKMLKIKYYEGMLEAMKNANIENKLEKIEKINSKIMKLKGLK comes from the coding sequence ATGTATAATTTTTCCATGATAGATCCTAATTCAATCGAACAATTAAAACTTAGAATCGACATTGCTGACATTATCGGTCATTATATACCACTTAAAAGAGTAGGACATAATTGCACTTGTTTGTGCCCTTTTCATGATGATAAAAATCCAAGTATGAGTATAAGTAGCGACAAAGGGCTTTTTCACTGCTTTTCGTGTGGTGCTGGAGGGGATGCGATAAAGTTTGTAATGGATTACGAGAAGCTTAGTTATCCAGAGGCTGTTGAAAAAATAGCTAGTATTTCAAATTTCGCACTTAATTATATAAAAACACAAAATGATATCAAAAAACCAGATAAAAAGATACTTGATATCGTAAATGCATATTATAGAAGTCTAATATTTCAAAACAAATTTGCACTAAATTATCTTTATGATAGAGGATTAAATGATGCTATGATAGAGAAATTTGAGATAGGCTTTGCACCTGATTCAAACTCAACTATAAGGCTTTTGCAAAATGAAGAAATAGATCAAAACGATGCGCTTGATGTAGGCATTATAAAGCAAAATCAAAATGGGCTTTATGCTAGTTTTATATCAAGAGTTACTTTTCCTATACGCAATCATGCTGGAAATTTAGTTGGTTTTGGCGGTAGAACTCTGGCAAAAGATAATCCAGCAAAGTATGTAAATAGCCCACAAAGTAAAATTTTTGATAAATCCACTTTATTGTATGGATATGACAAGGCAAAAACCAGCATTTATGAAAAAAAGCAGATGATAATTGTTGAAGGATATATGGATGTAATTATGCTTCATAAAGCTGGTTTTACAAATGCAGTTGCCGTACTTGGAACAGCTTTAACCCAAAAACACATACCGCTTATAAAAAGAGGTGATATAAAAGTAATCCTTAGTTTTGATGGCGATAATGCTGGTATAAATGCTGCCATAAAAAGCTCAGTACTTTTAGTACAAAATGGGATAGAAGGAAGTGTTGTTATCATAGAAAATGGCGAAGATCCAGCCGATATGGTAAAAGAACGCAAGATAGATAGATTAAAAGAGCTTTTTGATAACGGAATGGAACTAGGGCAGTTTTACATAAAAATGATTTCTAAAAAATACGATATAACAAGTCCTATTCAAAAACAAAAAGCCTATGATGAGATAAGTGAGTTTTTAAGATCTCTGCCAAAGATTATGGCTATGTCTTATGAGGGTGTTGTGAGCGAAGTGTTAAATTTAGATAATTTTAGATTAAACTATCGCTACGCAAAAAAAGAATCAAAGCCTGAGATTAAATTTAAAAATAAAGATTATTTAGAACTTAGTATTTTAAAAAGTGCAATGAGTTTTTCAAATTTAAAACGCATTTTGGTTGAACTTTGTGAGAAAAGTTATTTTAGAGTTCATAAAAAAGAGTATGGAGCTGTTGTTTATGGTGCAAAAAATGAAGAAGATGAAGGTGTATTAAGGGAACTTGATTTTGATGAGAGCGTGGAAATTTATAAAAACGAAGATACATTTTTGCAAGCTATAAAAATGTTAAAGATAAAATATTACGAGGGTATGTTAGAAGCTATGAAAAATGCAAATATAGAAAATAAACTTGAAAAGATAGAAAAAATAAACTCAAAAATTATGAAGTTAAAAGGCTTAAAATGA
- a CDS encoding argininosuccinate synthase domain-containing protein — translation MRALALFSGGLDSMLAIKLITLQGLEVTALYMDNGFGATSEHFKILRHRAASVGADFEVIDMQERYLQDVLFNPKFGYGKWFNPCIDCHGYMFKTALNLLDKFSANFVISGEVLGQRPMSQRREAMNSVARLSGDEENLILRPLCAKLLSPTKPENMGWVDRELLLDISGRSRDKQLELVKKFDIKEYASPAGGCLLTLEHFSNKIKDMLNYGEKLETSDISFLRYGRHLRLKDGTKMIVGRDEKENEILRSLKNTKFENIDISPNIGAYSLISKNSSYQDKLLASKIAITYAKTDPNLTYDVFIGSEKFQISPFEDKALISKYLIR, via the coding sequence ATGAGAGCTTTAGCACTATTTAGCGGAGGGCTTGATAGTATGCTTGCTATAAAGCTGATAACTTTGCAAGGATTAGAAGTAACTGCACTTTATATGGATAATGGATTTGGTGCAACAAGTGAGCATTTTAAAATTTTAAGACATAGAGCAGCAAGTGTGGGCGCTGATTTTGAAGTTATTGATATGCAAGAGAGATATCTACAAGATGTTTTGTTTAATCCTAAATTTGGTTACGGAAAGTGGTTTAATCCTTGTATAGATTGTCATGGATATATGTTTAAAACAGCACTAAATTTGCTTGATAAATTTAGTGCAAATTTTGTCATAAGTGGCGAAGTTTTAGGTCAAAGACCGATGAGCCAAAGAAGAGAAGCTATGAATAGTGTTGCTAGACTTAGTGGCGATGAAGAAAATCTCATACTTCGCCCACTTTGTGCCAAGCTTTTAAGTCCAACAAAACCAGAAAATATGGGCTGGGTAGATAGAGAGTTGCTGCTTGATATAAGCGGAAGAAGTAGAGATAAGCAGTTAGAGCTTGTAAAGAAATTTGATATCAAAGAGTATGCAAGCCCAGCTGGTGGGTGTTTGCTTACATTAGAGCATTTTTCAAATAAGATAAAAGATATGTTAAATTACGGCGAAAAACTTGAAACTTCTGATATATCTTTTTTACGATACGGCAGACATTTAAGGCTTAAAGATGGGACTAAAATGATAGTGGGAAGAGATGAAAAAGAAAATGAAATACTAAGGTCTTTAAAAAACACTAAATTTGAAAATATCGACATAAGTCCAAACATAGGTGCATATAGCCTCATAAGTAAAAACTCTTCATATCAAGATAAACTTCTAGCTTCAAAAATAGCCATAACATACGCAAAAACGGATCCAAATTTAACATATGATGTTTTTATAGGCAGTGAAAAATTTCAAATTTCACCTTTTGAAGATAAAGCTTTGATATCAAAATACTTAATAAGGTAA
- the miaA gene encoding tRNA (adenosine(37)-N6)-dimethylallyltransferase MiaA: MILELAIIGTTASGKSDLAIELALRYNAVILSLDSLCLYKEINIASAKPSLDELNSVLHFGINLVYPDEYFSVGEFIKEYQKASNYAKKHSKNLIITGGSGFYLNAMLKGLAPKFDDITIDISDDEIWELACKFDTNFVNKFSKNDKFRLHKWYQIYKTTSQIPSKYLKENRQEPIIKGIKIFEIQVPKELLNKKINIRTQKMLNTGLIDEAKYLSKKYGTHHKSLNCIGLKETFSYLRNEISKQNLIELINTHTIQLAKRQRTFNKSQFIINKFSAPIDEVKLALSSYLSKQYI, encoded by the coding sequence ATCATCTTGGAATTAGCTATCATAGGAACAACTGCTAGCGGCAAAAGCGATTTAGCTATAGAGTTGGCTTTGAGATATAATGCAGTAATTTTAAGCCTTGATTCTCTTTGTTTGTATAAAGAGATAAATATCGCCTCAGCAAAGCCAAGTTTAGATGAGTTAAATTCGGTTTTACATTTTGGTATAAATTTGGTATATCCAGATGAGTATTTTAGCGTTGGAGAGTTTATAAAAGAGTATCAAAAAGCAAGCAATTATGCTAAAAAGCACTCCAAAAATCTTATAATAACAGGCGGAAGCGGATTTTATTTAAATGCCATGTTAAAAGGACTTGCACCTAAATTTGATGATATTACAATAGATATAAGCGATGATGAAATTTGGGAGTTAGCTTGTAAATTTGATACAAATTTTGTAAATAAATTTAGTAAAAACGATAAATTTAGACTTCATAAATGGTATCAAATTTACAAAACAACATCTCAAATTCCTAGTAAATATTTAAAAGAAAATAGGCAAGAGCCGATTATAAAAGGTATTAAAATATTTGAAATTCAAGTTCCAAAAGAATTATTAAATAAAAAAATAAATATTAGAACTCAAAAAATGTTAAATACGGGTTTGATAGATGAAGCAAAATATCTATCTAAAAAATACGGAACACATCATAAATCCCTTAATTGCATAGGTTTAAAAGAAACATTTAGTTATCTAAGAAATGAAATTTCAAAACAAAATCTTATAGAGCTTATAAATACACATACTATACAACTTGCCAAAAGACAACGAACTTTTAATAAATCACAATTTATTATTAATAAATTCTCCGCTCCTATTGATGAAGTTAAATTGGCTCTAAGCTCGTATTTATCTAAACAATACATATAG
- a CDS encoding cytochrome C, which translates to MKLNSAGYPEKDGNTPRTLDDYVRGADKFMDLLIDKHPMFKYEKDGRLVGKYTISDRMEEFVEINSGPKYAKKVGLEHAAVTYRLGMESILDFPNKFVGPKKCGECHPAQYTQWARSRHAKVVRFPDELEEVGGDPKKKMYNSPSSILPLGIEANDVYAVIGTPRTKYGFVDRWLVRGTYHVQDGNLSDLSGKMVAGGNQFSRLWSENITPDMAKKIAEFSPGFPTKMEEFAHSRSTVWGTNSYGSKYAETMMFQPASSYCEVCHSFKFDFKSTEEFYNAIGNVEELRKHTISKGISCEECHGAGAHLYGARGAGMPSNCERCHQRFAYHADEAEPNPRKPFNVYFKSSCPSCGTEGSQMYSSAHYDKGMRCNTCHDPHEVTANDWKDGYTRTGLKKTCQDCHETQASFFKQGGIHAKDNCTGCHMPNMMSCENFAAVQNPDKAGFDNVRASHIWNIKVDKTAKSINPPAGKPRDPLKVKGWRFERDENGRFFVDLMWSCGRTSFSDPDLMAGPNASGCHSAVQSTLPKDLHFTDQEKIYDVVMKWQTPIKTGFAEISDGIKKIDKAMANSSLSTEKKVKVITLTKQAQEILEKLQKDGSWGVHGPAYSKKIVDEALVYIKQAQNILDGKK; encoded by the coding sequence ATGAAGTTAAATAGTGCTGGATATCCAGAAAAAGATGGTAATACACCTAGAACATTAGATGATTATGTCCGTGGTGCCGATAAATTTATGGATTTACTCATTGATAAACACCCAATGTTTAAATACGAAAAAGATGGTCGCTTGGTTGGAAAATATACAATTAGCGATAGAATGGAAGAATTTGTCGAGATTAATAGTGGTCCAAAATATGCTAAAAAAGTTGGTTTGGAGCATGCTGCTGTAACTTACAGACTTGGTATGGAATCAATATTAGATTTTCCTAATAAATTTGTAGGTCCTAAAAAATGTGGCGAGTGTCACCCTGCTCAATATACACAATGGGCTAGATCAAGACACGCAAAAGTTGTTAGATTTCCAGATGAATTAGAAGAAGTTGGCGGAGATCCTAAAAAGAAAATGTATAATTCTCCTTCTAGTATTTTGCCTTTGGGTATAGAAGCTAACGATGTTTATGCTGTTATTGGAACACCTAGAACAAAATATGGCTTTGTAGATAGATGGTTAGTTCGTGGAACTTATCATGTTCAAGATGGAAATTTAAGCGATTTAAGCGGTAAAATGGTTGCTGGAGGTAATCAGTTCTCAAGACTTTGGTCAGAAAACATAACCCCTGATATGGCTAAAAAAATAGCTGAATTTTCACCAGGTTTCCCAACAAAAATGGAAGAGTTTGCTCACTCAAGATCAACTGTTTGGGGAACAAACTCATATGGTTCAAAATATGCTGAAACTATGATGTTCCAACCTGCAAGTTCGTATTGTGAAGTTTGTCATAGTTTTAAATTTGATTTTAAATCAACTGAAGAATTTTACAATGCAATCGGAAATGTTGAAGAACTTAGAAAACACACGATATCAAAAGGTATAAGCTGTGAAGAGTGTCATGGTGCTGGTGCTCACTTATATGGCGCAAGAGGTGCTGGAATGCCATCAAATTGTGAAAGATGTCACCAAAGATTTGCATACCATGCAGATGAAGCAGAGCCAAATCCTAGAAAACCATTCAATGTTTATTTCAAATCAAGTTGCCCATCTTGTGGAACAGAGGGTTCTCAAATGTATAGTTCAGCTCACTACGATAAAGGTATGAGATGTAACACTTGCCACGATCCACATGAAGTTACAGCAAATGACTGGAAAGATGGATATACAAGAACAGGTCTTAAGAAAACTTGTCAAGATTGTCATGAAACACAAGCTAGTTTCTTTAAACAAGGCGGAATTCATGCAAAAGATAATTGTACAGGTTGCCATATGCCAAATATGATGAGTTGTGAAAACTTTGCAGCAGTTCAAAATCCTGATAAAGCTGGATTTGATAATGTTAGAGCAAGTCACATATGGAATATAAAAGTTGATAAAACAGCTAAATCAATCAATCCTCCAGCAGGAAAACCAAGAGATCCTCTAAAAGTTAAGGGATGGAGATTTGAAAGAGATGAAAATGGTAGATTCTTTGTTGACTTGATGTGGAGTTGCGGTAGAACAAGCTTTAGCGATCCTGATCTTATGGCTGGACCAAATGCTAGTGGATGCCATAGTGCTGTTCAATCAACATTACCAAAAGATTTACACTTTACAGATCAAGAGAAAATTTATGATGTTGTAATGAAATGGCAAACACCTATAAAAACTGGTTTTGCTGAAATTAGCGATGGTATCAAGAAAATAGATAAGGCTATGGCTAATTCAAGTCTTTCAACAGAGAAAAAAGTTAAAGTTATAACTTTAACTAAACAAGCTCAAGAAATTTTAGAAAAACTTCAAAAAGATGGATCATGGGGTGTTCATGGACCTGCTTACTCTAAGAAAATAGTTGATGAGGCTTTAGTTTACATAAAACAAGCTCAGAACATTTTAGACGGCAAGAAATAA
- a CDS encoding rhodanese-like domain-containing protein encodes MYKLYTRFITLFFVLGLSVSLFASAPGDFNLGVDGATSINMHQAEEFIGQKDVYFVDTNPQSVYENAHIKDAIFLDYVNAKNILTSLPEDKNAKLVFYCMNRYSHASSMAAKEALDAGYKNVYIMIDGIEGWILSGRKIEKTDFSGKKKEKLTDKKVESYKDGVHGDLRFGTIPSCRDCHSSKAIMLASKEKKEELFKDKDFVNNNCISCHKDIGKTFEGSVHSKKIVREKGFNKELPNCSDCHSVHTTDAKGHKTTYKQLSDFKCGSCHEKEQMHYHETFHGKAMLLNSPTKAPTVAACFDCHGTHNIFKVDDPKSTLFKGQNRIDTCKECHAGSNINFSEFIAHADHKDKDNYPILYYSYVFMTGLVIAVFGFFGLHTLLWSVRLIMARINNPEKWKAAKEKSHNDKVKISRFSTMHRIQHFFVAASFLGLAFSGLPQKFYTASWAKDMIDLMGGPIMATKIHHISAIIMIACFLLNIVEICVNSWKKRDKVRDPKTGKISFRLCMRALFGPDSLMPNMQDFRDMRDHFKWFMGKGPRPQFDRWTYWEKFDYLAVFWGMFIIGFSGLVLWFPTAFTSFLPGWTLNLSTLVHSDEALLATGFIFAVHFFNTHFRADRFPMDMVIFSGHITEEELKQERSVWYDRLVKSGRLEELKIMNSNFSSYSAIAKLVGFAMLITGLAFLFLIIYAYFEMIFG; translated from the coding sequence ATGTATAAATTATATACTCGTTTTATAACTCTTTTTTTTGTTCTAGGCTTATCTGTATCTCTTTTTGCATCAGCTCCTGGCGATTTTAATCTAGGAGTAGATGGAGCTACATCTATAAATATGCATCAAGCCGAAGAATTTATCGGGCAAAAAGATGTTTATTTTGTAGATACAAACCCACAATCTGTGTATGAAAATGCTCATATAAAAGATGCTATATTTTTAGATTATGTAAATGCTAAGAATATATTAACTTCTTTGCCTGAAGATAAAAATGCAAAATTAGTATTTTATTGTATGAATAGATATTCTCACGCTAGCTCAATGGCTGCAAAAGAAGCCCTTGATGCTGGATATAAGAATGTTTATATAATGATTGATGGTATTGAGGGTTGGATACTTTCTGGTAGAAAAATAGAAAAAACAGATTTTTCTGGAAAAAAGAAAGAAAAACTAACGGATAAAAAAGTTGAAAGTTATAAAGATGGTGTTCACGGGGATTTAAGATTTGGAACTATTCCATCTTGTAGAGATTGCCATAGTTCAAAGGCAATAATGCTTGCTAGCAAAGAAAAAAAAGAAGAACTTTTTAAAGATAAAGACTTTGTAAATAATAACTGTATTTCTTGTCACAAAGATATAGGTAAAACTTTTGAGGGCAGTGTTCACAGCAAAAAGATAGTTAGAGAAAAAGGCTTTAACAAAGAGTTGCCAAACTGTTCTGATTGTCACTCTGTGCATACAACAGATGCAAAAGGTCATAAAACTACTTATAAACAACTTAGTGATTTTAAATGCGGTTCTTGCCATGAAAAAGAGCAAATGCACTATCATGAAACATTCCATGGTAAAGCAATGCTTTTAAATTCACCTACAAAAGCACCTACAGTTGCTGCTTGTTTTGATTGTCATGGAACTCATAATATATTTAAAGTTGATGATCCTAAATCTACATTGTTTAAAGGTCAAAATCGTATAGATACTTGTAAAGAGTGTCATGCCGGTTCAAATATCAATTTTTCAGAGTTTATAGCACATGCCGATCATAAAGATAAAGATAATTATCCGATTCTTTATTATTCATATGTGTTTATGACAGGGCTAGTTATAGCTGTATTTGGCTTCTTTGGTTTACATACTTTGTTATGGTCAGTTCGTTTGATAATGGCTAGAATAAATAATCCAGAAAAATGGAAAGCAGCTAAAGAAAAATCACACAATGATAAGGTTAAAATTTCTAGATTTAGCACAATGCATAGAATTCAACACTTCTTTGTCGCGGCTAGTTTCTTAGGACTTGCGTTTTCTGGATTGCCACAAAAATTCTATACAGCTTCTTGGGCTAAGGATATGATAGATTTAATGGGCGGACCTATAATGGCAACTAAGATACACCATATATCTGCTATTATTATGATAGCTTGTTTCTTGCTAAATATTGTGGAAATTTGTGTAAATTCTTGGAAAAAACGAGATAAAGTTAGAGATCCTAAAACCGGTAAAATTAGCTTTAGATTGTGTATGAGAGCACTGTTTGGACCAGATTCTTTAATGCCAAATATGCAAGATTTTAGAGATATGAGAGATCATTTTAAATGGTTTATGGGTAAAGGTCCTAGGCCTCAGTTTGATAGATGGACATACTGGGAAAAATTCGATTATCTTGCAGTGTTCTGGGGTATGTTTATTATTGGATTTTCTGGGCTTGTGCTTTGGTTCCCAACAGCATTTACATCATTCTTGCCTGGCTGGACGTTAAATTTATCAACACTAGTTCACTCAGATGAGGCATTGCTTGCGACAGGATTTATATTTGCTGTGCATTTCTTTAATACTCACTTTAGAGCAGATAGATTCCCGATGGATATGGTTATATTCTCTGGACATATTACTGAAGAAGAGTTAAAACAAGAAAGAAGTGTATGGTATGATAGACTTGTTAAATCAGGTAGATTAGAAGAACTTAAGATTATGAATAGTAACTTTAGTAGTTATAGTGCAATTGCTAAATTGGTTGGTTTTGCTATGCTTATAACAGGTCTTGCGTTCTTATTCCTTATCATTTACGCATACTTTGAAATGATATTTGGATAA
- a CDS encoding Sua5/YciO/YrdC/YwlC family protein encodes MIYLAQTDTTAGFLSKDLKELNKIKNRNENQPCLITVSKLKELNKLTRIPDKFKNLVRKSQKTTFLYPNKKAIRVVKNCPHSKFLDEHGWMYSTSANLHGEKFDLNYAKSVCDIVVDDKFFEDLPSKIYRISNTNIKKIR; translated from the coding sequence ATGATATATTTAGCACAAACAGATACAACTGCAGGTTTTTTAAGTAAAGATTTAAAAGAACTTAATAAAATAAAAAATAGAAACGAAAATCAACCTTGTTTAATCACAGTTTCTAAGCTTAAAGAACTTAATAAACTCACTAGAATACCCGATAAATTTAAAAATTTAGTAAGAAAGTCCCAAAAAACCACATTTTTATATCCAAATAAAAAAGCCATTAGAGTGGTTAAAAATTGTCCGCATAGCAAATTTTTAGATGAACATGGCTGGATGTATTCAACTTCAGCAAATTTACACGGAGAAAAATTTGATTTAAATTATGCAAAAAGCGTGTGTGATATTGTAGTAGATGATAAATTTTTTGAAGACTTGCCATCAAAAATATATAGAATTTCAAATACAAATATCAAAAAAATTAGATAA
- the purN gene encoding phosphoribosylglycinamide formyltransferase, translating to MSVKNIAILFSGNGSNLEAILNKVHNKTFGNTTIKCTLCISNKPDAYGIIRAKKFELDTIIIENKNFKTREDFDKALVDEIQKYDIDLVVLAGFMRILTPVFTSQIKAINLHPSILPLFKGAHAIKESFQSEMMVGGVSVHMVSEELDGGKIIAQETFKREKNMSLEKWEEKTHSLEHEILPQSIINLLTE from the coding sequence ATGTCTGTAAAAAATATAGCGATATTATTTAGCGGAAATGGTTCAAATTTAGAAGCTATTTTAAATAAAGTTCATAACAAAACTTTTGGCAATACAACCATAAAATGCACTCTTTGCATATCAAATAAACCCGATGCTTACGGCATTATAAGAGCGAAAAAATTTGAATTAGATACAATTATCATAGAAAACAAAAATTTCAAAACAAGAGAAGATTTTGATAAAGCTTTGGTTGATGAGATACAAAAATATGATATAGATTTGGTGGTTTTAGCTGGTTTTATGCGTATTTTAACGCCAGTTTTCACATCGCAAATAAAAGCCATAAATCTTCATCCAAGCATTTTGCCACTTTTTAAAGGAGCTCACGCCATTAAGGAAAGTTTTCAAAGCGAAATGATGGTTGGTGGAGTTAGTGTTCATATGGTTAGCGAAGAACTTGATGGCGGAAAAATCATAGCACAAGAAACTTTCAAACGAGAAAAAAATATGAGTTTAGAAAAGTGGGAAGAAAAAACCCACTCACTAGAGCATGAAATTTTGCCGCAAAGCATAATAAATTTACTAACAGAATAA
- a CDS encoding NAD(P)H-hydrate dehydratase gives MKKIFLQTNDLDKNTSENLGINELVLMENAASKIETIIRKKVKKHSKILAVCGSGNNGADAICALRKLSGDYECYVYFVSKNLHKMPQIQLNIAKKVGVREVLNLDNNYKCVLDGIYGSGFSGEIDNETQCIIEKINQIKALKIAVDIPSGINLYGQIKQISFKADITVCMGALKIALFSDIVKDFVGKIIVANLGISRDKFEKESNVNLLEKSDMILPIRKHKNTNKGSFGHTYVVCGDMNGASEIAALSANAVGSGLVSIVGENMCINPIIMQKDSLKNAKVVVIGCGLGKKEVNFDELQDKTLVIDADMCYMQKTITLIEKNPNFIITPHPKEFSSLLKLANLAQIDTQELQENRFKYAKIWSENFRGVLVLKGANTIIASNGKLFVMTKGTNALAKGGSGDVLAGIIGGLLAQNYTLLDASISGVLMHAYAAKKFKKHSYSLNSFDLIKGLKCL, from the coding sequence ATGAAAAAGATATTTTTACAAACAAATGATTTAGATAAAAACACGAGCGAAAACTTAGGCATAAATGAGCTAGTATTGATGGAAAATGCGGCTTCAAAAATAGAAACAATAATAAGAAAAAAAGTAAAAAAACACTCTAAAATCCTAGCAGTTTGTGGCAGCGGAAATAACGGAGCGGACGCAATTTGTGCTTTAAGAAAGCTAAGTGGTGATTATGAATGTTATGTTTATTTTGTATCAAAAAATTTACACAAAATGCCACAAATTCAGCTAAATATAGCTAAAAAAGTTGGCGTTAGAGAAGTTTTAAATTTAGACAATAATTATAAATGCGTGTTAGATGGAATTTATGGAAGTGGTTTTAGTGGAGAAATAGACAATGAAACACAATGCATTATAGAAAAAATAAATCAAATAAAAGCTCTAAAAATCGCAGTTGATATCCCAAGTGGTATAAATTTATACGGACAAATCAAACAAATTTCATTTAAAGCCGATATTACTGTTTGTATGGGAGCATTAAAAATCGCTCTTTTTTCAGATATTGTAAAAGATTTTGTTGGAAAAATCATAGTTGCAAATTTAGGAATTTCTAGAGATAAATTTGAAAAAGAGAGTAATGTAAATTTGCTCGAAAAAAGTGATATGATTTTGCCAATTAGAAAACATAAAAATACAAATAAGGGAAGTTTCGGACATACTTATGTAGTTTGTGGCGATATGAACGGAGCAAGCGAGATAGCAGCCCTTAGTGCAAATGCTGTCGGAAGTGGGCTTGTAAGCATAGTTGGAGAAAATATGTGTATAAATCCTATCATAATGCAAAAAGATTCACTAAAAAATGCAAAAGTTGTAGTAATTGGCTGCGGTCTTGGTAAAAAAGAAGTAAATTTCGATGAGTTACAAGATAAAACTCTAGTAATAGATGCAGATATGTGCTATATGCAAAAGACCATTACACTTATAGAAAAAAATCCAAATTTTATCATAACCCCGCACCCAAAAGAATTTTCATCTCTTCTAAAACTTGCAAATTTAGCTCAAATTGACACGCAAGAGTTGCAAGAAAATAGATTTAAATATGCTAAAATTTGGAGTGAAAATTTTAGAGGTGTTCTCGTGCTAAAAGGTGCAAATACAATCATCGCTAGTAATGGTAAACTTTTTGTTATGACAAAAGGCACAAACGCTTTGGCAAAGGGCGGAAGTGGAGATGTTTTAGCTGGTATTATAGGCGGTCTTTTAGCACAAAATTACACTCTTTTGGATGCAAGCATAAGCGGGGTTTTGATGCATGCATATGCTGCAAAAAAATTCAAAAAACACTCATATTCACTTAACTCATTTGATTTAATAAAAGGTTTAAAATGTCTGTAA